Proteins from one Triticum aestivum cultivar Chinese Spring chromosome 7A, IWGSC CS RefSeq v2.1, whole genome shotgun sequence genomic window:
- the LOC123150227 gene encoding uncharacterized protein: MPRERRRGDDRPERSSLPCMPLERHRPDQGHSWFHFRLPNGQQIPVYKDRQGVLFTDHCGPTRPVADVCNELFPGLIRDPPPPAADPESKRPEEDQKTPTPNPQYVDDLLNKAYADHKLQLAQRPKELLDSTTLVESSITNAASSSLPESPSCEVPDILESELNTTPSLSSCVFSLTSTGLLIKYFVRVDKEGRFHTYPDRGGDPFRVCMKLNKLLTHIMLLSEITCA; this comes from the exons ATGCCGCGCGAACGCCGCCGCGGCGACGACAGACCAGAGCGCTCCTCCCTTCCTTGCATGCCGCTCGAGCGCCACCGCCCCGACCAGGGACACTCTTGGTTCCACTTTCGCCTCCCCAATGGCCAGCAAATCCCTGTCTACAAAGATAGGCAGGGAGTTCTCTTCACCGACCATTGTGGGCCGACACGACCCGTCGCAGATGTCTGCAATGAACTCTTCCCCGGCCTCATCCGCGATCCCCCACCGCC GGCCGCAGACCCTGAGTCCAAACGCCCCGAGGAAGATCAAAAAACGCCCACTCCAAACCCGCAATATGTCGATGATCTGCTGAACAAAGCCTATGCTGACCACAAACTGCAGCTGGCTCAAAG GCCTAAGGAGTTGCTTGACAGTACAACACTGGTGGAATCATCCATCACTAATGCTGCTTCTTCCTCTCTGCCAGAGTCACCATC GTGCGAGGTGCCAGATATCTTGGAATCGGAGCTCAACACTACCCCCTCATTGTCTTCATGTGTCTTTTCATTGACGTCTACTGGTCTACTTATTAAATATTTTGTCAGAGTTGATAAGGAGGGACGTTTTCATACATATCCTGATCGCGGTGGGGACCCTTTCAGAGTTTGCATGAAGCTCAACAAGCTATTGACTCACATCATGTTGTTGAGCGAAATAACTT GTGCATGA